In a genomic window of Roseiflexus castenholzii DSM 13941:
- a CDS encoding phytoene desaturase family protein yields the protein MPAYDAVIIGAGPNGLTAACVLARAGKRVVLIEARETVGGGVSSGETTLPGFIHDLGSAVHPFGIASPVFRMLELERFGLRWIQPPAPVAHPLDGGRAALLERSVRATAAWFGQDRIAYGRLMAPMARMWDRIQPLVLNPLRFPAHPFAGAYFGALALLPVTLLARAFFRADAAPALLAGLGAHSLLPLEAPLTSAPALVLGTLGHAVGWPIPRGGAQAIANALESCLRADGGEIRTGWTVRHTDELPNARAYLFDTPPQGLIQIAGDRLPAWYRRRLQRFRHGPGVFKLDYALDGLIPWTNAACARAATVHLGGTLEEIAESERAPHCGMHATHPYVLLAQPTLFDPTRAPPGKHIAWAYCHVPNGSTVDMTSAIEAQIERFAPGFRNRILARRAMNCADMEAWNPNLIGGDISGGLPDWRQLITRPTLSFTPYRTPARGIYLCSASTPPGPGVHGMCGYHAACVALADME from the coding sequence ATGCCCGCATATGATGCGGTGATCATCGGCGCCGGACCCAACGGCCTGACCGCAGCGTGTGTGCTGGCGCGCGCCGGAAAGCGGGTGGTGCTCATCGAAGCGCGCGAGACAGTCGGCGGCGGTGTGTCGTCGGGTGAGACGACCCTGCCGGGGTTCATCCACGATCTCGGTTCGGCGGTGCATCCGTTCGGTATCGCCTCGCCTGTGTTCCGCATGTTGGAGCTAGAGCGCTTCGGTCTGCGCTGGATTCAGCCGCCGGCGCCGGTGGCGCATCCGCTCGATGGCGGTCGCGCGGCGCTGCTGGAACGGTCGGTCCGCGCCACTGCCGCCTGGTTCGGGCAGGATAGGATCGCGTATGGGCGATTGATGGCGCCAATGGCGCGTATGTGGGACCGCATCCAGCCGCTGGTGTTGAATCCGCTACGCTTTCCGGCGCACCCGTTCGCCGGAGCGTACTTTGGGGCGCTGGCGCTGCTGCCGGTCACACTGCTGGCGCGAGCGTTCTTCCGCGCAGACGCAGCGCCGGCGTTGCTCGCCGGGCTTGGCGCGCACTCGCTGCTGCCACTGGAAGCGCCGTTGACATCCGCGCCGGCGCTCGTCCTCGGCACGCTCGGTCATGCCGTCGGCTGGCCCATTCCTCGTGGCGGCGCGCAGGCAATCGCCAACGCACTGGAATCCTGCCTGCGCGCCGACGGCGGCGAGATCCGCACCGGATGGACGGTGCGGCATACCGACGAATTGCCGAACGCCAGGGCATACCTGTTCGACACGCCACCGCAGGGATTGATCCAGATTGCCGGCGACCGCCTGCCTGCCTGGTACCGTCGGCGACTGCAACGCTTCCGCCATGGACCGGGAGTGTTCAAACTCGATTATGCGCTCGATGGACTGATTCCCTGGACGAATGCCGCATGTGCGCGCGCAGCGACCGTGCATCTTGGCGGCACGCTGGAAGAGATTGCCGAGTCGGAACGCGCGCCACACTGCGGCATGCATGCCACGCACCCCTATGTGCTTCTGGCGCAGCCAACGCTGTTCGACCCGACCCGCGCGCCGCCGGGGAAGCACATTGCCTGGGCATACTGCCATGTGCCAAACGGTTCAACTGTGGATATGACATCTGCCATCGAAGCGCAGATCGAGCGATTCGCGCCGGGCTTCCGCAATCGCATCCTGGCGCGGCGCGCTATGAACTGCGCCGACATGGAAGCCTGGAACCCCAACCTGATCGGTGGAGACATCAGCGGCGGATTGCCCGACTGGCGGCAACTGATTACCAGACCAACCCTTAGTTTCACACCCTACCGCACCCCGGCGCGCGGCATCTACCTCTGCTCCGCCTCGACGCCGCCGGGACCGGGGGTGCATGGCATGTGTGGCTATCACGCCGCCTGTGTCGCGCTCGCCGACATGGAATGA
- a CDS encoding ABC transporter ATP-binding protein, producing the protein MAFLEIVGVRKSFGATVAVEHFDLTVERGEFVSFLGPSGCGKTTTLRMVAGFEKPTTGRIIIDGVDVTDMPPNRRNIGMVFQSYALFPNMTVAENIGFGLKIARRPADEIRARVEELLRIMHMPEFGRRYPYQLSGGQQQRVALARALAIHPKVLLLDEPLSALDAKIRASLRQEIREIQRQLGITTIYVTHDQEEAMALSDRIVVMSRGRVEQIGTPFEVYNFPATRFVASFVGTLNLIQATVVDAALGLLSIEGRPIRVARPLVQHRPGDAISLAIRPELIALDGQMNGEVNRLSGIVEDVTFLGSIVRVQVHLSANKLHLDLFNNPQLRPPQPGSSITVQFAPEACLVLGEDGSPHHSMSASATQAA; encoded by the coding sequence ATGGCGTTTCTCGAAATTGTCGGTGTGCGCAAGAGTTTTGGCGCTACGGTAGCGGTCGAGCACTTCGATCTGACCGTTGAACGCGGCGAATTCGTTTCGTTTCTGGGACCGTCGGGGTGTGGGAAAACGACGACGTTGCGCATGGTCGCCGGGTTCGAGAAACCCACCACAGGGCGAATCATCATCGATGGCGTCGATGTCACCGATATGCCCCCCAATCGTCGCAATATCGGCATGGTCTTTCAGTCGTATGCGCTCTTTCCAAACATGACCGTCGCTGAGAATATCGGGTTTGGGCTGAAAATTGCGCGCCGTCCGGCGGACGAGATTCGCGCGCGTGTCGAGGAACTTCTGCGGATCATGCACATGCCAGAGTTCGGGCGACGCTACCCGTACCAGTTGTCTGGCGGGCAGCAACAGCGCGTCGCGCTGGCGCGGGCGCTGGCGATTCACCCCAAGGTGCTGTTGCTCGATGAGCCGCTCTCGGCGCTCGACGCCAAAATCCGCGCGTCGCTCCGCCAGGAGATCCGCGAGATCCAGCGGCAACTCGGCATTACAACTATTTACGTCACCCACGACCAGGAAGAAGCCATGGCGCTCTCCGACCGGATTGTGGTGATGAGCCGCGGACGGGTGGAACAGATCGGCACGCCATTCGAGGTCTACAATTTTCCGGCGACGCGCTTTGTTGCATCGTTCGTCGGCACGCTCAACCTGATCCAGGCGACGGTCGTCGATGCCGCTCTTGGACTGCTGAGCATCGAAGGGCGGCCAATCCGCGTTGCGCGTCCGCTCGTGCAGCATCGTCCTGGCGACGCCATCAGCCTTGCCATCCGCCCCGAATTAATTGCGCTTGATGGGCAAATGAACGGTGAGGTCAACCGCCTGAGCGGTATCGTCGAAGATGTGACGTTTCTCGGTTCGATTGTGCGGGTTCAGGTCCATCTCTCGGCGAACAAACTGCACCTCGATCTCTTCAACAATCCACAGTTGCGCCCACCACAACCAGGGTCGTCGATCACGGTACAATTCGCTCCCGAAGCCTGCCTGGTTCTGGGTGAAGACGGATCACCCCATCATTCCATGTCGGCGAGCGCGACACAGGCGGCGTGA
- a CDS encoding CBS domain-containing protein — protein sequence MFTVRGRFDGKTIELLEPPPVDEQAFVLVTFLEGPLETAAARASRREVSVAMFSLDRYAAPLKQRLRASQSSAEAPRPFTVGEVMTRKIISVAPDATAAEAIHIMNRHGITSVLVEPDSSGEWGIMTMRDVLQKIVAADRSPEEVVVNALASRPLVYVSPDMSLRDCSKLMIDKNIRRAAVRERDQIVGIISDTDIFQVVEERGWGPAPAADD from the coding sequence ATGTTTACTGTGCGTGGACGCTTTGATGGCAAGACGATCGAGTTGCTCGAACCGCCGCCGGTTGATGAACAAGCCTTTGTTCTGGTGACATTCCTCGAAGGACCGCTGGAAACCGCCGCCGCGCGCGCGAGTCGTCGTGAAGTCAGTGTAGCGATGTTTTCGCTTGATCGCTACGCCGCGCCGCTCAAACAACGGCTGCGCGCCAGCCAGTCATCCGCTGAGGCGCCGCGTCCGTTTACTGTCGGCGAGGTGATGACGCGCAAAATCATCAGCGTCGCGCCCGATGCCACGGCTGCGGAGGCGATCCATATCATGAACCGACATGGCATTACCAGTGTGCTGGTCGAACCTGACTCAAGCGGCGAATGGGGCATTATGACCATGCGCGACGTGCTCCAGAAGATCGTCGCTGCGGATCGCTCGCCGGAAGAGGTCGTCGTTAATGCCCTCGCGTCGCGCCCGCTGGTGTATGTGTCGCCCGATATGTCGTTGCGCGATTGCAGCAAATTGATGATTGATAAGAATATTCGTCGGGCTGCTGTGCGCGAACGGGATCAGATCGTCGGCATTATCAGCGATACCGACATTTTCCAGGTAGTCGAGGAGCGCGGCTGGGGACCAGCGCCTGCCGCTGATGATTGA
- the icd gene encoding NADP-dependent isocitrate dehydrogenase, translated as MTATRNRAPEGDPISIQNGRLHVPDMPIIPYVEGDGTGPDIWRASVRVFDAAVERAYGGRRKLMWYEVLAGEKAFNLTGSWLPDETVEAFKHYLVGIKGPLTTPVGKGIRSLNVALRQLLDLYVCLRPVRYFQGVPSPVKRPELVDMVIFRENTEDIYAGIEYAAGTPEAQCVLDFLRTTFPKDFEKIRFGTGDKVREFLAMLGDGGDEGAVEVGIGIKPVSRLGTERLVAAAIQYAITHRRRSVTFVHKGNIMKFTEGAFRDWGYALAERAFGEHVYTWAQWERTKAEKGEAAANAEQREALAAGAILIKDAIADITLQQVLTRPEEFDVIATLNLNGDYLSDALAAQVGGIGIAPGGNINYITGHAIFEATHGTAPKYANLDRVNPGSVILSGDMMLRYLGWTEAADLIIRALEKTIAQKIVTYDFARLMTGAKEVKTSQFADAMIANMDGE; from the coding sequence ATGACTGCGACGCGCAACCGTGCGCCCGAGGGAGATCCGATTTCGATCCAGAACGGGCGCCTTCATGTGCCAGATATGCCCATTATTCCTTATGTCGAAGGCGATGGCACCGGTCCCGATATCTGGCGGGCAAGTGTGCGCGTCTTCGATGCCGCCGTCGAACGGGCGTATGGCGGTCGGCGCAAATTGATGTGGTACGAAGTGCTGGCGGGTGAGAAAGCATTCAACCTGACAGGCAGCTGGTTGCCGGACGAAACGGTGGAAGCGTTCAAGCACTACCTGGTCGGCATTAAGGGTCCGTTGACAACGCCGGTGGGCAAAGGAATTCGGAGCCTGAACGTCGCGCTGCGTCAGTTGCTCGATCTCTATGTCTGTTTGCGCCCGGTGCGCTATTTTCAAGGGGTTCCGTCGCCGGTGAAGCGCCCCGAATTAGTCGATATGGTCATCTTCCGTGAGAATACGGAAGACATCTATGCCGGCATCGAGTATGCCGCCGGCACTCCCGAAGCGCAGTGCGTGCTCGACTTCCTTCGCACGACCTTTCCGAAAGACTTCGAGAAAATTCGCTTTGGTACGGGTGATAAAGTGCGCGAGTTTCTCGCCATGCTAGGGGATGGCGGGGATGAAGGCGCGGTTGAAGTTGGCATCGGCATCAAACCGGTCAGTCGGTTGGGAACAGAGCGCCTGGTGGCTGCCGCCATTCAGTATGCCATCACCCATCGGCGCAGAAGTGTCACTTTTGTGCATAAAGGCAACATTATGAAGTTCACTGAAGGAGCGTTCCGCGATTGGGGATACGCGCTGGCAGAACGCGCCTTTGGTGAACACGTCTATACCTGGGCGCAATGGGAGCGCACCAAAGCCGAAAAGGGCGAGGCGGCGGCGAACGCCGAGCAGCGCGAGGCGCTGGCTGCCGGTGCGATTCTCATCAAGGACGCGATTGCCGACATCACGCTCCAGCAAGTGCTGACGCGACCGGAGGAGTTCGATGTGATTGCGACCCTTAATCTCAACGGCGACTACCTGAGCGATGCGCTGGCGGCGCAGGTAGGCGGCATCGGGATCGCGCCGGGGGGGAATATCAACTACATCACCGGTCACGCAATCTTTGAAGCGACCCACGGTACGGCGCCGAAGTACGCCAATCTGGATCGCGTCAATCCGGGCAGCGTTATCCTGAGCGGCGATATGATGCTCCGCTATCTGGGGTGGACCGAAGCGGCAGACCTGATCATTCGCGCGCTCGAGAAGACGATTGCGCAGAAAATCGTTACCTACGACTTTGCGCGCCTGATGACCGGCGCGAAAGAAGTCAAGACGTCGCAATTCGCTGATGCTATGATCGCCAATATGGATGGCGAGTAG
- a CDS encoding globin domain-containing protein has product MNTEQSIYERAGGDEPFRRLVDAFYARIERDPLLRPMFPADLEPGKLHQFLFITQYFGGPPRYTAMRGHPRLRARHLPFVIGQAERDAWVAHMRAAIDEAGFPEDVRPALIQYFERTATFMINADPERLNLRG; this is encoded by the coding sequence ATGAACACCGAACAATCAATCTACGAACGCGCCGGTGGCGATGAACCATTCCGCCGTCTGGTCGATGCCTTCTATGCCCGCATCGAGCGCGATCCCCTGCTGCGCCCGATGTTCCCGGCAGATCTGGAACCGGGCAAACTCCATCAGTTTCTGTTCATCACACAATACTTTGGCGGACCTCCACGCTATACGGCGATGCGTGGGCATCCGCGACTGCGGGCGCGCCATCTGCCCTTCGTGATCGGACAGGCAGAACGCGATGCGTGGGTCGCCCACATGCGCGCCGCCATTGACGAGGCGGGCTTTCCAGAGGATGTGCGCCCTGCACTGATCCAGTACTTCGAGCGTACTGCCACCTTCATGATCAACGCCGATCCTGAGCGCCTCAACCTGCGCGGTTGA
- a CDS encoding ABC transporter permease, with protein sequence MLKRFWSWFWFIVGATYFLVPLYATFDFSLRARRGDLSFAAYANVLNDIRFVESFWFSLQTALATIAISALVIVPTAYWVQLRLPRLRPVVEFFTLLPFVVPAVVLVFSLARTYSRTPLTDSREGLWVLLVGSYVILSFPYMYRAVDTGLRSINIHDLTEAAQSLGAGWFTILARVIFPNVYVALLSGAFITFAIVMGEFTIAALLAQPAFGPYMNRLASSRVYEPSALAIISFALTWAAIAALQWIGQGSQARVAGPR encoded by the coding sequence ATGCTGAAGCGATTCTGGTCCTGGTTCTGGTTCATCGTCGGCGCGACGTATTTTCTCGTGCCGCTCTACGCCACGTTCGATTTCTCGCTGCGCGCCCGGCGCGGTGATTTAAGTTTCGCTGCATATGCGAATGTGCTCAACGACATCAGGTTTGTCGAGAGTTTCTGGTTTTCGCTCCAGACGGCGCTGGCGACGATTGCGATCAGCGCGCTGGTGATCGTGCCGACGGCATATTGGGTGCAGTTGCGTCTGCCGCGCCTGCGCCCGGTCGTCGAGTTCTTCACGCTGTTGCCGTTCGTTGTCCCGGCGGTCGTGCTGGTCTTCAGTCTGGCGCGCACCTACAGTCGCACGCCGCTCACCGATAGCCGTGAGGGGTTGTGGGTGTTGTTGGTCGGATCGTATGTCATTCTATCGTTCCCGTACATGTATCGAGCGGTAGATACCGGGTTGCGCTCGATTAATATTCACGATCTCACCGAAGCGGCGCAGAGCCTGGGCGCCGGATGGTTTACGATTTTGGCGCGCGTTATCTTTCCGAACGTGTACGTTGCGCTCCTGAGCGGCGCGTTTATCACCTTTGCCATCGTCATGGGCGAGTTCACGATTGCTGCGCTGCTCGCGCAACCGGCGTTTGGTCCCTACATGAACCGGCTCGCCAGCAGCCGGGTGTACGAACCGTCGGCGCTGGCAATTATCAGTTTTGCGTTAACGTGGGCGGCGATTGCCGCGCTTCAGTGGATCGGTCAGGGTTCGCAGGCGCGTGTTGCAGGACCACGCTGA
- a CDS encoding right-handed parallel beta-helix repeat-containing protein, whose product MARPSFARRITNVFLTLITMMTGIVTGAWNIAPSGAGTVRIARAATTTIAVTTTRDELDGDTSSFENLINAPGGEGISLREALTAANAEPPGPPLRIHFAIPESDAGYNAGALVWRIRLDYAALPPLTRGGIVIDGSTQPGATLVSHPVIMLDGADVYDGANGLNGLTIVSADNIIRGLALVSFWDAGIVIEGASAHDNVIAGCFIGVPPEGIDLDGFPSYNGIEIRNGAHKNLIGGDTAEERNIISGNDYAGIRIDGSATISNTIAGNWIGIDVSGTRAQRNAYYGVVVTGGAHGNMIGRPGNGNVISGNDHGIMIWGASKNRIVGNVIGLAPDRSTPIGNREGGVFLIDGAGQNIVGGTTVAERNLISGNGYGIFIGPYYETTPRVARLNHVLGNYIGVDASGILPRGNTRDGIALNEYVESTLIGGDAQSAGNVIAYNGGNGVTIAGSVNRIAYNLIGLGADAATPLGNQRHGVFVVGDGNIVGPSNTVASNQLSGLLIDGDSTFVYENAIRHNARSGMCVKGDGSTIISNTVRFNQAIAAPWDGFDAHRDDCALVSGIVLSGTSQTLIRSNIMSDNAASGVIISGGEQNQVSANSITANIGAGILLLNGANGGIAPPTIQAVDQTEVRGVACRDCRVEMFADPEHQGREFLGAARASQDDGAFSFTIAGNALASLRITATSTDANGNTSAFANGMDVPPPPAVYTIHLPLVLQ is encoded by the coding sequence ATGGCGCGCCCATCTTTCGCGCGTCGTATAACGAACGTTTTTCTGACGCTCATCACGATGATGACCGGCATCGTGACAGGGGCATGGAATATCGCCCCCTCCGGCGCCGGGACAGTACGCATCGCTCGCGCCGCGACCACAACGATTGCCGTCACAACCACACGCGATGAGCTCGATGGAGATACGTCCTCGTTTGAAAACCTGATTAACGCACCAGGCGGCGAAGGCATTTCATTGCGCGAGGCGCTCACCGCAGCCAATGCCGAGCCTCCCGGTCCGCCGCTTCGTATTCACTTCGCCATCCCTGAGAGTGATGCAGGCTACAATGCCGGCGCCCTGGTCTGGCGTATTCGCCTGGATTATGCGGCGCTGCCTCCTTTGACGCGCGGCGGGATTGTGATTGATGGCTCGACTCAACCGGGCGCCACACTGGTGTCCCATCCTGTCATCATGCTCGACGGCGCCGACGTGTACGACGGAGCGAACGGACTGAACGGGCTGACCATCGTTTCTGCCGATAATATCATCCGTGGTCTGGCGTTGGTCTCGTTCTGGGATGCCGGTATCGTCATCGAGGGCGCCTCGGCGCACGATAATGTGATCGCCGGGTGCTTTATCGGTGTCCCACCCGAAGGCATCGACTTGGATGGATTTCCAAGCTACAACGGAATCGAGATCCGCAACGGCGCCCACAAGAACCTCATCGGTGGCGACACTGCCGAGGAACGCAACATTATCAGCGGGAACGATTACGCTGGCATTCGCATCGATGGCAGCGCCACGATCAGCAATACCATTGCCGGAAACTGGATTGGCATCGATGTGAGCGGCACACGCGCACAGCGCAATGCCTACTATGGCGTTGTCGTCACCGGTGGCGCGCATGGCAATATGATCGGCAGACCGGGCAACGGCAATGTGATTTCGGGGAATGACCACGGGATCATGATCTGGGGCGCGAGCAAGAACCGCATCGTCGGAAATGTCATTGGTCTCGCGCCAGACCGATCCACGCCGATTGGCAATCGTGAAGGCGGTGTGTTCCTGATTGACGGCGCCGGCCAAAATATTGTCGGCGGCACGACGGTTGCTGAGCGCAATCTTATCTCTGGCAACGGATACGGCATCTTTATCGGTCCATACTATGAGACAACGCCTCGTGTCGCGCGCCTGAACCATGTGCTGGGGAACTACATTGGTGTCGATGCCAGCGGAATCCTTCCACGGGGGAACACGCGAGACGGTATCGCGCTGAACGAATATGTCGAGTCGACGCTTATCGGCGGAGACGCCCAAAGCGCAGGCAACGTCATCGCCTATAATGGCGGGAACGGTGTGACCATCGCCGGTTCTGTCAATCGCATTGCCTATAACCTGATCGGTCTCGGCGCAGACGCTGCAACACCGCTGGGGAACCAACGCCACGGCGTGTTCGTCGTCGGCGATGGCAATATTGTGGGACCATCCAATACGGTTGCGTCCAACCAACTCTCCGGTTTGCTGATCGACGGCGACAGCACATTCGTCTACGAAAACGCCATCCGGCACAATGCGCGATCCGGCATGTGCGTCAAGGGAGATGGCTCGACGATTATCAGCAATACGGTGCGTTTCAACCAGGCGATAGCGGCGCCGTGGGACGGTTTTGATGCCCATCGTGACGACTGTGCGCTGGTGAGCGGGATCGTTCTCTCAGGCACGTCGCAAACGCTGATCCGCAGCAACATCATGAGCGACAATGCAGCATCTGGCGTCATCATCTCCGGCGGGGAGCAGAACCAGGTGTCCGCTAACAGTATCACTGCCAACATCGGCGCCGGCATTCTCCTGCTGAACGGCGCCAACGGAGGCATTGCGCCGCCGACGATCCAGGCAGTCGATCAAACTGAGGTGCGTGGCGTAGCCTGCCGTGATTGTCGTGTCGAGATGTTCGCCGACCCCGAACATCAGGGGCGCGAGTTTCTCGGCGCCGCGCGTGCGTCGCAGGACGATGGCGCCTTCTCGTTCACCATCGCTGGCAACGCCCTTGCGTCGCTTCGTATCACGGCAACCAGCACGGATGCCAATGGCAATACCTCCGCGTTTGCCAACGGGATGGACGTGCCGCCGCCACCCGCCGTCTATACGATCCATCTCCCGCTGGTTCTTCAATAA
- a CDS encoding ABC transporter permease, whose translation MAPLTRTETSRSVIERRAFSWTWLGVAPFFLFVAAFLIWPTLSIIAQSFLDQERRLSLQNILELGRPFIVSSYVYSLQLSAVTAIGGGALGGLLAYAITIGGLPRPLRDAVLSFSGVASNFAGVPLAFAFIATLGQLGVVTQWLRSVGINLYPAFSLYSFWGLSIVYIYFQIPLMVLIMGPAFEGMRREWREAAESLGATSWHYWRYVGLPILLPSILGTMVLLFGNAFGAHATAFQLTGGGSQGNVVTILIGAQISSDALANPGLGNALALGMIVIMGVCIGLYTWLQRLSARWLRS comes from the coding sequence ATGGCGCCACTAACCCGCACAGAAACGAGTCGGTCAGTCATCGAACGCCGCGCCTTCTCGTGGACGTGGCTGGGTGTGGCGCCCTTCTTTCTATTCGTGGCAGCGTTTCTGATCTGGCCCACACTGTCGATCATTGCACAGAGTTTTCTCGATCAGGAGCGTCGCCTGTCGTTGCAAAACATTCTGGAATTGGGGCGACCGTTCATTGTGTCGTCGTATGTGTACAGCCTGCAACTCAGCGCCGTGACCGCTATTGGCGGAGGGGCGCTCGGCGGGCTGTTGGCGTATGCGATCACCATAGGGGGATTGCCGCGCCCGTTGCGCGATGCAGTGCTCAGTTTCTCCGGCGTTGCGTCGAACTTCGCCGGCGTGCCGCTGGCGTTCGCATTCATTGCAACGCTTGGGCAACTGGGAGTGGTCACGCAATGGCTGCGTTCGGTCGGGATCAACCTGTACCCTGCCTTCAGCCTCTATAGTTTCTGGGGGTTGAGCATTGTCTATATCTACTTTCAGATTCCGCTCATGGTGCTGATCATGGGTCCGGCGTTCGAGGGAATGCGACGCGAATGGCGCGAAGCCGCCGAGAGCCTTGGCGCAACCTCGTGGCACTACTGGCGCTATGTCGGGTTGCCTATTCTGCTCCCTTCTATCCTTGGCACAATGGTGTTGCTGTTCGGCAATGCGTTCGGTGCGCACGCGACTGCCTTTCAGTTGACCGGCGGCGGCAGTCAGGGCAATGTGGTTACTATTCTGATCGGCGCGCAGATCAGCAGCGATGCGCTTGCCAACCCCGGTCTCGGCAATGCCCTTGCGCTGGGAATGATCGTCATCATGGGCGTTTGTATTGGTCTGTACACCTGGCTCCAGCGTCTCTCGGCGCGCTGGCTCCGCTCATAA
- a CDS encoding STAS domain-containing protein: MMITQRQVTIGALAIVTGGNILFSILLGLNQGVSGATVPGISAIIDLVLLMAYLRGWSHAPNVLIVIVSVTAAFALNTLPRDGVVGIPMALLFPAALALAMTTPPWLIAGATLTAAIYIARVFTSGFALNVVEFIVYVMLVGILLLARAVLNATAQQADEARRRAEQAQARTEEQARALEAANAAQQAQLDEQRRLLDLVATLETPAITLANGVLFAPIVGHLDSRRSARFTARLLKVAHDQRAHHVIIDISGVSTVDTAVAQALISAAQALKLLGCRVTLSGISSEVALTLTQQNVSLRDIATARSPQEALTM, translated from the coding sequence ATGATGATTACACAACGACAGGTTACGATAGGGGCGCTGGCGATTGTCACAGGGGGAAACATTCTGTTCTCCATCCTTCTCGGACTGAACCAGGGCGTAAGCGGGGCTACGGTTCCCGGCATATCAGCGATCATCGATCTGGTCCTTCTGATGGCCTATCTTCGCGGGTGGTCGCACGCGCCGAATGTCTTGATCGTCATTGTATCGGTGACGGCTGCCTTTGCCCTGAATACTCTTCCCAGGGATGGCGTGGTCGGCATCCCGATGGCATTGCTCTTTCCGGCAGCGCTGGCGCTGGCGATGACTACCCCGCCGTGGCTGATTGCAGGCGCGACTCTGACCGCCGCGATCTATATTGCGCGCGTGTTCACAAGCGGCTTTGCGCTCAATGTGGTCGAATTCATTGTCTACGTCATGCTGGTCGGCATTCTGCTGTTGGCGCGCGCGGTGCTCAACGCCACTGCGCAGCAGGCGGACGAAGCGCGCAGGCGCGCAGAGCAGGCGCAGGCGCGGACGGAGGAGCAAGCGCGCGCGCTCGAAGCCGCCAATGCCGCGCAACAGGCGCAACTCGACGAGCAACGCCGCCTGCTCGACCTGGTCGCTACCCTCGAAACCCCGGCAATCACCCTCGCCAACGGCGTTCTGTTCGCGCCAATCGTCGGGCATCTGGACAGCCGCCGCTCGGCGCGGTTCACTGCGCGCCTGCTCAAAGTGGCGCACGATCAGCGCGCGCATCACGTCATTATCGACATTTCCGGCGTCTCGACGGTGGACACGGCGGTAGCACAGGCATTGATCAGCGCAGCACAGGCGCTCAAATTGCTCGGCTGTCGCGTGACGTTAAGCGGTATCTCATCGGAAGTGGCGCTGACACTGACGCAGCAGAACGTATCGTTGCGCGACATCGCCACTGCGCGTAGCCCGCAGGAAGCGCTCACGATGTAA
- a CDS encoding alkaline phosphatase family protein, giving the protein MVILLMIDGARPDALDAVSCPHLAALRAAGSATMHAQSVMPSVTLPCHMSIFHSVPPARHGITTNMFVPMARPLPGLIEQARAAGKRTACIHNWEPLRDVSRPEQVRYSYYREPPLDHTYDDAVGAEAVRLLREESAAFDFVFLYFGSVDAAGHAFGWMSSEYLSQLQRVDGLLGGVLDAMPADATIVVQADHGGHDRTHGTDMSEDMTIPWIAAGPAIRRNHRITAPVSLLDTAPTLARALGIAPHDAWEGRIIEEIFIAP; this is encoded by the coding sequence ATGGTCATTCTCCTCATGATCGATGGCGCGCGCCCCGATGCGCTCGACGCTGTCTCATGCCCGCACCTCGCTGCGCTGCGCGCGGCAGGATCGGCGACGATGCATGCGCAGAGTGTGATGCCTTCGGTGACGCTGCCCTGCCATATGTCGATCTTTCACAGCGTTCCCCCGGCACGCCATGGGATTACGACTAATATGTTCGTGCCGATGGCGCGTCCGTTGCCTGGACTGATCGAGCAGGCGCGCGCCGCCGGGAAACGCACCGCCTGCATCCACAATTGGGAACCATTGCGCGACGTGAGTCGCCCGGAACAGGTGAGGTACAGTTACTACCGCGAGCCGCCGCTCGACCACACATACGATGATGCGGTCGGCGCCGAAGCGGTGCGGTTGCTGCGCGAAGAGAGCGCAGCGTTCGATTTCGTCTTTCTCTACTTTGGTTCGGTTGATGCCGCAGGACACGCCTTTGGCTGGATGTCGTCGGAATATCTCAGTCAACTGCAACGCGTCGACGGCTTGCTTGGCGGCGTGCTCGATGCGATGCCGGCGGATGCGACGATCGTCGTTCAGGCAGACCACGGCGGACACGACCGAACACACGGCACAGATATGTCGGAAGATATGACCATTCCCTGGATCGCCGCCGGTCCTGCGATCCGGCGCAATCACCGGATCACGGCGCCGGTCAGCCTGCTCGACACGGCGCCGACCCTGGCGCGCGCCCTGGGCATTGCGCCTCACGACGCATGGGAAGGCCGGATCATCGAAGAAATTTTCATAGCGCCATGA